One Capsicum annuum cultivar UCD-10X-F1 chromosome 2, UCD10Xv1.1, whole genome shotgun sequence genomic window carries:
- the LOC107859311 gene encoding pyruvate decarboxylase 1 has translation MDGNNAMGSTANSASVPARSSCGVETLGGHLARRLVQIGVKDVFSVPGDFNLTLLDHLIAEPELNLIGCCNELNAGYAADGYARSKGVGACVVTFTVGGLSVLNAIAGAYSENLPVICIVGGPNSNDYGTNRILHHTIGLPDFSQELRCFQTVTCTQAVVNNLDDAHELIDTAISTALKESKPAYISIGCNLPGIPHPTFAREPVPFYLAPKVSNQLGLEAAVEAAAEFLNKSVKPVIVGGPKVRVAKAQKAFVELADACGYPMAVMPSGKGLVPEHHPSFIGTYWGAVSSSFCGEIVESADAYVFVGPIFNDYSSVGYSLLIKKEKLIVVEPNRVTIGNGPSFGWVFMTDFLSALAKKLKKNSTALENHHRIYVPPGVALKREKDELLRVNILFKHIQEMLSGSTAVIAETGDSWFNCQKLHLPENCGFEFQMQYGSIGWSVGATLGYAQAAKDKRIIACIGDGSFQVTAQDISTMIRCAQKSIIFLINNGGYTIEVEIHDGPYNVIKNWDYTGLVNAIHNGEGKCWTAKVKTEEDLTEAIATATTTHKDSLCFIEVFVHKDDTSKELLEWGSRVSAANSRPPNPQ, from the exons ATGGATGGTAACAACGCAATGGGCTCCACGGCTAATTCAGCTTCAGTTCCAGCGCGCTCATCATGCGGAGTCGAAACTCTGGGTGGGCACTTGGCTCGTCGGCTGGTACAAATCGGCGTGAAGGACGTGTTTTCAGTTCCAGGTGACTTCAACTTAACGTTGTTGGATCATCTGATAGCTGAGCCGGAGCTGAATTTGATCGGCTGTTGTAACGAGCTGAACGCTGGGTATGCAGCCGATGGATACGCACGTTCCAAAGGGGTGGGAGCATGTGTGGTGACGTTTACTGTAGGGGGATTGAGTGTGCTTAATGCTATTGCTGGGGCGTATAGTGAGAATTTGCCTGTCATTTGTATTGTTGGTGGGCCGAATTCGAATGATTATGGTACTAACAGAATTTTGCATCATACTATTGGCTTACCAGATTTTAGTCAGGAACTTAGGTGTTTTCAAACTGTTACTTGTACTCAG GCAGTGGTGAATAACTTGGATGATGCACATGAATTGATTGATACTGCAATTTCAACTGCTTTGAAAGAGAGCAAGCCAGCATACATTAGCATAGGCTGTAATTTGCCTGGGATCCCTCACCCCACATTTGCTAGAGAGCCTGTTCCTTTCTATCTTGCTCCAAA GGTCAGCAATCAACTAGGATTAGAAGCAGCAGTCGAGGCAGCAGCTGAGTTCTTGAACAAGTCTGTAAAGCCGGTTATTGTGGGAGGTCCCAAAGTAAGAGTGGCAAAAGCACAAAAGGCCTTTGTGGAACTTGCTGATGCCTGTGGATATCCGATGGCAGTAATGCCATCAGGCAAGGGACTGGTGCCAGAGCACCACCCTAGTTTCATTGGGACTTACTGGGGAGCAGTGAGCTCTAGTTTCTGTGGGGAGATTGTTGAATCTGCGGATGCTTATGTCTTTGTTGGCCCTATCTTCAATGACTACAGCTCTGTTGGATACTCGTTGCTGATTAAAAAGGAGAAGTTGATTGTTGTTGAACCGAATCGCGTGACTATTGGAAATGGACCCTCCTTTGGTTGGGTTTTCATGACTGATTTCTTGAGTGCATTGGCgaaaaaactgaagaaaaatagcaCTGCTTTGGAGAATCATCATCGTATTTATGTCCCTCCAGGTGTTGCATTAAAACGTGAGAAGGATGAACTTCTTCGAGTCAATATACTCTTCAAGCACATTCAG GAAATGCTGAGCGGCAGCACTGCAGTGATTGCAGAGACAGGGGACTCGTGGTTCAATTGTCAGAAGCTGCATCTTCCTGAAAATTGCGG GTTTGAATTCCAGATGCAGTATGGTTCCATTGGATGGTCAGTCGGTGCCACTCTTGGTTATGCTCAGGCTGCTAAAGATAAACGCATCATTGCCTGCATTGGTGATGGAAGCTTCCAG GTTACTGCTCAAGATATATCGACCATGATAAGATGTGCACAAAAgagtattatttttctcatcaaCAACGGAGGTTATACCATTGAAGTAGAGATTCATGATGGCCCATACAATGTGATCAAGAATTGGGACTACACTGGTCTTGTGAATGCTATCCACAATGGTGAAGGCAAATGCTGGACTGCAAAG GTAAAGACGGAGGAGGATCTGACTGAGGCGATAGCAACAGCAACAACCACACACAAAGACTCCTTGTGTTTCATTGAAGTCTTTGTGCACAAGGATGATACTAGCAAAGAGCTTTTGGAATGGGGATCCCGTGTTTCTGCAGCTAATAGCCGTCCTCCTAATCCTCAGTAA